A single region of the Ascaphus truei isolate aAscTru1 chromosome 6, aAscTru1.hap1, whole genome shotgun sequence genome encodes:
- the LOC142498171 gene encoding uncharacterized protein LOC142498171 — protein sequence MENDTDPREEKNRSKRGEGHHQERRRTRIQERRTQIQERRRTQIQERRRTQIQERRRTRIQERRRTRIQERRKTQIQERRRTQIQERRRTQIQESRRTDPREEKDRSKRGEEQIQERRRTDPREEKDRSKTGEGQIQERRMTDPREEEDTDPREEEDTDPREEKVTDQRVEKDRSNRGEGQHQERRRTRIQERRRTQIQERRSTKIQERRTQIQERWRTQIQERRRTQIQERRRTRIQERRRPLIKEWRRTDPREEKDRSKRGEGHGSKRGGGHGSKRGEGH from the coding sequence ATGGAGAATGATACAGATCCAAGAGAGGAGAAGAACAGATCCAAGAGAGGAGAAGGACATCACCAAGAGAGGAGGAGGACACGGATCCAAGAGAGGAGGACACAGATCCAAGAGAGAAGGAGGACACAGATCCAAGAGAGAAGGAGGACACAGATCCAAGAGAGGAGGAGGACACGGATCCAAGAGAGGAGAAGGACACGGATCCAAGAGAGGAGAAAAACACAGATCCAAGAGAGGAGAAGGACACAGATCCaagagaggaggaggacacagatcCAAGAGAGTAGAAGAACAGATCCAAGAGAGGAGAAGGACAGATCCAAGAGAGGAGAAGAACAGATCCAAGAGAGGAGAAGGACAGATCCAAGAGAGGAGAAGGACAGATCCAAGACAGGAGAAGGACAGATCCAAGAGAGGAGAATGACAGATCCAAGAGAGGAGGAGGACACGGATCCAAGAGAGGAGGAGGACACGGATCCAAGAGAGGAGAAGGTCACTGATCAAAGAGTGGAGAAGGACAGATCCAATAGAGGAGAAGGCCAGCACCAAGAGAGGAGGAGGACACGGATCCaagagaggaggaggacacagatcCAAGAGAGGAGGAGTACAAAGATCCAAGAGAGGAGGACACAGATCCAAGAGAGGTGGAGGACACAGATCCaagagaggaggaggacacagatcCAAGAAAGGAGGAGGACACGGATCCAAGAGAGGAGAAGGCCACTGATCAAAGAGTGGAGAAGAACAGATCCAAGAGAGGAGAAGGACAGATCCAAGAGAGGAGAAGGACACGGATCCAAGAGAGGAGGAGGACACGGATCCAAGAGAGGAGAAGGCCACTGA